A stretch of the Zeugodacus cucurbitae isolate PBARC_wt_2022May chromosome 6, idZeuCucr1.2, whole genome shotgun sequence genome encodes the following:
- the LOC105220008 gene encoding gustatory and odorant receptor 21a-like codes for MAYWAIATRKGSPPMKITPVLNPNQREFLEDELLYREKLEILAENNTISTDLFVRKFEDIDDPVLLDKHDSFYHTTKSLLVLFQIMGVMPIHRNPQKPGMPRTGYSWTSKQVFWAICVFSMQTTIVVLVLRERVNTFLNDSDRRFDEAIYNVIFISLLFTNFLLPVASWRHGPQVAIFKNMWTNYQLKFLKVTGSPIVFPNLYPLTWSLCFFSWGVSIAINLSQYYLQPDFKLWYTFAYYPIIAMLNGFCSLWYINCTAFGTASRALSASLELTMMGDKPAKKLTEYRHLWVDLSHMMQQLGRAYSNMYGMYCLVVFFTTIIATYGSLSEIMDHGATYKEVGLFVIVFYCMSLLYIICNEAHYATQSVGLDFQTKLLNVDLTAVDSATQKEVEMFLMAITKNPPIMNLDGYANINRELITSNISFMATYLVVLLQFKITEQRNYSMKQSRMEVLMEE; via the exons ATGGCTTACTGGGCGATAGCGACTCGCAAAGGGTCGCCACCGATGAAGATCACACCAGTGCTGAATCCCAATCAACGTGAATTCCTCGAAGATGAGCTGCTCTACCGCGAAAAACTGGAAATACTAGCCGAGAACAATACGATTAGCACTGACCTCTTTGTGCGAAAGTTCGAGGATATTGACGACCCCGTGCTGCTGGATAAACACGATTCCTTCTATCATACCACTAAAAGTCTGCTGGTGCTGTTCCAGATAATGGGCGTTATGCCAATACATCGCAATCCGCAGAAGCCGGGGATGCCACGCACCGGTTATTCATGGACATCGAAGCAGGTCTTCTGGGCCATATGCGTTTTCTCTATGCAAACTACGATAGTGGTATTGGTGTTGCGTGAGCGCGTGAACACGTTTCTCAACGATTCCGATCGGCGATTCGACGAGGCAATCTACAACGTGATCTTCATAAGTTTATTATTCACGAATTTCCTTTTGCCGGTTGCAAGTTGGCGACATGGACCGCAGGTAGCGATCTTCAAGAATATGTGGACGAATTATCAATTGAAGTTCTTGAAAGTGACCGGCTCACCGATTGTATTTCCCAATCTATATCCGCTCACCTGGAGTTTGTGTTTCTTCTCGTGGGGTGTGAGTATTGCGATCAATTTGTCGCAGTACTATTTGCAGCCCGATTTCAAGTTGTGGTACACTTTCGCATACTATCCGATTATTGCAATGCTAAATGGTTTCTGCAGCTTGTG GTATATCAACTGCACAGCCTTTGGTACCGCTAGTCGCGCTCTATCCGCCTCACTGGAATTAACAATGATGGGTGATAAACCAGCGAAGAAGCTCACCGAATATCGTCATCTTTGGGTAGATTTAAGTCACATGATGCAGCAACTAG GACGCGCTTATTCCAACATGTATGGCATGTACTGTCTGGTGGTATTCTTCACTACTATCATTGCTACTTATGGCTCATTGAGTGAAATTATGGATCATGGTGCTACTTATAAGGAAGTTGGTCTCTTCGTTATCGTTTTCTATTGCATGAGCCTGCTCTACATCATTTGCAATGAGGCGCATTATGCCACCCAGAGTGTCGGTTTGGACTTTCAAACGAAGCTCTTGAATGTGGATCTCACCGCTGTGGATAGTGCTACACAAAAGGAGGTTGAAATGTTTCTCATGGCCATAACAAAGAATCCGCCGATTATGAATTTGGACGGTTATGCTAATATCAACAGAGAACTAATTACGTCA AATATTTCATTCATGGCTACTTACTTGGTGGTGTTGTTGCAATTCAAAATTACCGAACAGCGGAATTACTCTATGAAACAGAGCAGAATGGAGGTGCTTATGGAGGaatga